The Flavobacteriales bacterium TMED191 genome contains a region encoding:
- a CDS encoding pilus assembly protein TadD, translating to MKYFKIYIVYLILLSCNNNQQYDSLIVDSNYVGMNKCAACHQEQYQNFINTGMGRSIRPAFKEYSSSDFTKQLHDTLLDFFYHPQWVEDSLHFIEYQLSSSGDTIHYLNYPIDYIVGSGHHTNSHLFTNNGYLYQAPVTYYTQDSILDFPPGFENNKNSRFSRKMGLECIACHNAYPDFVLGSENKYKSMPTGIDCERCHGPGELHLEKIKKGNITDTTKLIDYSIVNPADLSLELQNDLCARCHLQGNAVLKPHKSFFDFLPGMRLSDIMDVYQPRYSNSENDFIMASHVDRMKLSSCYIQSEENLSCVSCHNPHVSVHDVPENFFNSKCLDCHINDDCNEETENKIHSNNDCVSCHMPASYTTDIPHVQITDHKIRIPNNDAAENIDTLHKEFLGLECVNNKLPDNLSIIQGYLQQYERFNPYSFYLDSAASYLQGIKLDNDQGIYVHIYYLFLRQAYNSIIKEVNNIGASLLLNKFLINKDYSNKDAWTCYRIGESYVHENDLENAFLFYQQAVKLAPYNLEFRNKYAISLFKRNKIEFAIDEFNFIINEDNNFVLAYANLGFLYFSIGKYSDALDYYNLTLKLDPYHEKTLINKAQLLLFENKQKDAFLCLEKILEIYPNNKDALTLLNQINEI from the coding sequence ATGAAGTACTTCAAAATTTATATTGTTTATTTAATTTTATTATCATGTAATAATAATCAGCAATATGATAGTTTAATTGTTGATTCTAATTATGTAGGCATGAATAAGTGTGCTGCTTGTCATCAAGAACAATATCAAAATTTTATAAATACAGGAATGGGAAGATCTATTCGACCAGCATTTAAAGAATATAGTTCATCTGATTTCACTAAACAGTTACATGATACTTTATTAGATTTTTTTTATCACCCCCAATGGGTTGAGGATAGTTTACATTTTATTGAATATCAGTTGTCAAGCTCTGGAGATACTATACATTATTTGAATTATCCCATTGATTATATTGTTGGTTCAGGTCATCATACAAACTCTCATCTTTTTACAAACAACGGATATTTATATCAAGCTCCAGTTACTTATTATACTCAAGACTCTATTTTAGACTTTCCGCCTGGATTTGAGAATAATAAAAATAGTAGATTTTCAAGAAAAATGGGCTTAGAATGTATTGCATGTCACAATGCATATCCTGATTTTGTATTAGGTTCAGAAAATAAATATAAAAGTATGCCCACTGGTATTGATTGCGAAAGGTGTCATGGACCTGGAGAATTACATTTAGAAAAGATAAAAAAAGGAAATATTACGGATACAACTAAACTTATTGATTATAGTATAGTCAATCCTGCTGACTTAAGTCTAGAGTTACAAAATGATTTATGTGCAAGATGTCATTTGCAGGGAAATGCAGTGCTAAAACCTCATAAATCTTTTTTTGACTTCCTTCCTGGAATGCGTTTAAGTGATATTATGGATGTATATCAACCTAGATATTCCAATTCTGAAAATGATTTCATTATGGCTTCTCATGTTGATAGAATGAAATTAAGTTCTTGTTATATTCAATCTGAAGAAAATCTTTCATGCGTCAGTTGTCACAATCCTCATGTATCTGTTCATGATGTTCCTGAAAACTTTTTTAATTCTAAATGTTTAGACTGTCATATTAATGATGATTGTAATGAGGAAACAGAAAATAAAATTCATTCAAACAATGATTGTGTTTCATGTCATATGCCAGCATCTTATACTACTGATATTCCGCATGTTCAAATTACTGATCACAAAATTAGAATTCCAAATAATGATGCCGCTGAAAATATTGACACATTACATAAAGAATTCCTGGGTCTAGAATGTGTTAATAATAAATTACCTGATAATTTGAGTATTATTCAAGGTTATCTTCAGCAATATGAGAGATTCAATCCATACTCATTTTACTTAGATTCTGCTGCAAGTTATTTACAAGGAATAAAATTAGATAATGATCAAGGTATATATGTCCATATATATTATTTGTTTTTAAGACAAGCTTATAATTCAATTATAAAAGAGGTCAATAATATAGGCGCTAGTTTATTACTTAATAAGTTTTTAATTAATAAAGATTATAGTAATAAGGATGCCTGGACTTGTTATAGAATTGGGGAGTCATATGTTCATGAAAATGATTTAGAAAATGCTTTTTTATTTTATCAACAGGCTGTCAAGTTAGCACCATATAATTTAGAATTTAGAAACAAGTATGCTATTTCTTTATTTAAAAGGAATAAAATTGAATTTGCAATTGACGAATTTAATTTTATTATTAACGAGGATAATAATTTTGTTTTGGCATATGCAAATCTAGGCTTTTTATATTTTTCAATTGGCAAGTACTCAGATGCATTAGATTATTATAATTTAACTTTAAAATTAGACCCATACCATGAAAAAACTCTAATTAACAAAGCACAGTTGTTATTATTTGAAAATAAACAAAAAGATGCGTTTCTTTGTCTAGAAAAAATTCTTGAGATTTATCCTAATAATAAAGATGCCTTAACTCTGTTAAATCAAATTAATGAGATATAG
- a CDS encoding phosphoglucosamine mutase → MTLIKSISGIRGIIYDNDSKGLSTKEITHCIKQFVMWVKNNNLSNKKSIALGRDGRLSGNSICNLIKDLLISYGLNVVDLGLTTTPSVQLAIVSEKCIAGIMVSASHNPINWNGLKFLNNNGEFLSKNQAEEVFNSSTDLKVEFDNNASIVSINYMHKHIQSILKLVDVDVNRIAAKSFKVVVDGINSSGGVFVPYLLDKLGVEVIKLNCIPNGKFSHPPEPLPNNLSQLAQVVKDTRANFGIAVDPDVDRLVLVCEDGSFFGEENTIVIIAKHILSNYPGSSVVSNLSTTQAVKDIAVEFNATHFESAVGEANVVDLMKKKKSIIGGEGSGGIIFSTSHYGRDALVGIALFLSYISKVNLSVKQIKSLLPTYHMIKHKILLDKNKSFDFHNFIDYKVQFCQNNNLNYGLIDGIKIYYACGSWSHIRMSNTEPLIRLIIESKTKERAFEIKSTIINEINMLNT, encoded by the coding sequence ATGACTTTAATTAAATCAATTTCTGGAATAAGAGGGATTATTTATGATAATGACTCAAAAGGTTTATCCACTAAAGAAATTACTCATTGTATAAAACAATTTGTAATGTGGGTTAAAAACAATAATTTATCCAATAAAAAATCTATTGCTTTAGGAAGAGATGGTAGATTGAGCGGTAATTCCATATGTAATTTAATTAAAGACTTGTTAATTTCCTATGGTCTTAATGTTGTCGACCTAGGTTTAACTACAACTCCCTCTGTTCAATTAGCTATTGTCTCCGAAAAATGTATAGCTGGAATAATGGTTTCTGCTAGTCATAATCCAATTAATTGGAATGGTTTGAAATTTTTAAATAATAATGGAGAGTTTTTGTCAAAAAATCAGGCTGAGGAAGTTTTTAATTCGTCAACAGATCTAAAAGTGGAATTTGATAATAATGCTAGTATTGTTTCAATAAATTATATGCATAAACATATTCAGTCTATTTTAAAATTAGTTGATGTTGATGTAAATAGAATTGCAGCTAAAAGTTTTAAGGTTGTTGTAGATGGGATTAATTCTTCAGGTGGTGTATTTGTTCCTTATTTATTGGATAAATTAGGTGTTGAGGTAATTAAATTAAATTGTATTCCAAATGGAAAATTTTCTCATCCACCAGAACCTTTGCCAAATAATTTGTCTCAACTTGCACAAGTTGTAAAAGATACTCGAGCTAATTTTGGAATTGCAGTTGATCCAGATGTAGATAGACTAGTATTAGTTTGTGAAGATGGGTCATTCTTTGGAGAGGAAAATACTATTGTAATAATTGCTAAACATATACTTAGTAATTACCCTGGAAGTAGTGTAGTATCTAATTTATCTACTACTCAAGCTGTCAAGGATATTGCAGTAGAATTTAATGCTACTCATTTTGAATCTGCTGTAGGTGAAGCTAATGTTGTTGATTTAATGAAGAAAAAAAAATCTATTATAGGCGGAGAGGGTAGTGGTGGAATTATTTTTTCAACATCTCATTATGGTAGGGATGCATTGGTTGGGATTGCACTTTTTTTATCTTATATATCTAAAGTTAATTTGTCAGTTAAACAAATTAAATCATTGCTTCCCACTTACCATATGATTAAACACAAAATTTTATTAGATAAAAATAAATCTTTTGATTTTCACAATTTTATTGATTATAAAGTACAATTTTGTCAAAATAATAATTTAAATTATGGCTTAATTGATGGTATTAAAATTTATTATGCATGTGGAAGTTGGTCTCATATTAGAATGTCCAATACTGAACCATTAATTCGGTTAATTATTGAGTCTAAAACGAAGGAAAGAGCATTTGAAATAAAATCTACAATTATTAATGAAATAAATATGCTAAATACATGA
- a CDS encoding 2-phosphosulfolactate phosphatase → MKKKSKRNIDICLTPSMLDFFDLSQKRVVVIDVFRATSAICVFLNNGGNRVFTVSTVEDAVKMKMTMDTEDFLFAAERNGNIVSGFDLGNSPLLYDRKKFDGISLAITTTNGTNAIEKSKNAGHGILLASFLNVSSVAEYIKSIDKSDILIVCSGWKGRLCIEDALLAGLLSKKLLKNDMFYSNSDSVFMSQNLYESAQNNLSNFLLKSSYRQRMNLEEDINYCLQVDIMNCIPIWSQLQSMKKNNLFSGFFITNKN, encoded by the coding sequence ATGAAAAAAAAATCTAAAAGAAATATTGACATTTGTCTTACTCCTTCAATGTTAGATTTTTTTGACTTAAGTCAAAAAAGGGTAGTTGTAATAGATGTTTTTAGAGCTACCTCAGCTATCTGTGTTTTTTTAAATAATGGAGGGAATCGTGTTTTCACAGTGTCTACTGTTGAAGATGCGGTCAAGATGAAAATGACGATGGATACAGAAGATTTTTTATTTGCAGCTGAAAGAAATGGAAATATTGTTTCGGGTTTTGATTTAGGTAATTCACCTTTACTTTATGATAGAAAAAAATTTGATGGAATTTCGTTGGCAATTACTACTACAAATGGAACAAATGCAATTGAAAAATCTAAAAATGCAGGCCATGGTATTTTATTAGCTTCATTTTTGAATGTGAGTTCTGTTGCTGAATATATAAAATCTATTGATAAAAGTGATATACTGATTGTGTGTTCTGGTTGGAAAGGTAGACTTTGTATCGAAGATGCTTTATTGGCTGGATTATTGTCAAAGAAACTACTAAAAAATGATATGTTTTACTCTAATTCGGACTCTGTTTTCATGTCTCAAAACTTATATGAATCTGCCCAAAATAATTTAAGTAACTTTTTGCTCAAATCTTCATATCGACAAAGAATGAACCTCGAAGAAGATATTAATTATTGTTTACAAGTTGATATTATGAACTGTATACCCATTTGGTCACAA
- the trxB gene encoding thioredoxin-disulfide reductase — MKTIECAIIGSGPAGYTAAIYASRANLKPVLIQGIQPGGQLTTTNDVENYPGYPNGITGPKMMEDFQKQAERFGTEVIFGTVTKVEFSQTKGDTHKLIIDNKDEIKAKTVIISTGASAKYLGLPSEQKFMGSGVSACAVCDGFFFKNQDVVVVGGGDSAAEEATYLSNLCNKVYLLVRKNEMRASKIMQKRVFDTKNLEVLFNHETIEVMGETTVNQIKVKDTKKNQEKIINATGFFLAIGHNPNTEIFKNQLDMDEVGYLITKPDSSLTNIPGVFASGDAQDSIYRQAITAAGSGCMAALDAERYLASLH; from the coding sequence ATGAAAACTATCGAATGTGCAATTATAGGATCAGGTCCAGCTGGATATACTGCAGCTATATATGCTTCTAGAGCAAACTTAAAGCCAGTATTAATACAGGGTATACAACCTGGAGGTCAACTTACTACAACTAATGATGTTGAGAATTATCCTGGCTACCCCAATGGAATAACAGGTCCCAAAATGATGGAAGATTTTCAAAAACAAGCTGAGAGATTTGGCACTGAGGTTATTTTTGGAACTGTTACAAAAGTAGAATTCTCTCAAACAAAAGGCGACACACATAAACTAATTATTGATAATAAGGATGAAATAAAAGCAAAAACTGTAATAATCTCAACAGGTGCATCAGCTAAATATTTAGGACTTCCTTCAGAACAAAAATTTATGGGTTCGGGAGTGTCTGCTTGTGCTGTATGTGATGGGTTTTTCTTTAAGAACCAAGATGTAGTTGTAGTTGGAGGGGGTGATTCTGCGGCTGAAGAGGCAACTTATTTATCCAATTTATGTAATAAAGTTTATTTATTAGTTAGAAAAAATGAAATGCGAGCTTCAAAAATAATGCAAAAAAGAGTATTCGACACAAAAAATCTAGAAGTTCTATTTAATCACGAAACAATTGAAGTTATGGGTGAAACCACTGTCAATCAAATAAAGGTAAAGGATACTAAAAAAAATCAAGAGAAAATTATAAATGCCACTGGTTTCTTTTTAGCAATTGGACATAATCCTAATACTGAAATATTTAAAAATCAATTAGATATGGATGAAGTTGGCTACTTAATTACTAAACCTGATAGCTCTTTAACAAATATTCCTGGGGTATTTGCAAGTGGTGATGCTCAAGATTCTATATATCGACAGGCTATAACAGCTGCTGGTAGTGGGTGTATGGCTGCATTAGATGCAGAAAGATACCTTGCATCTTTACATTAA
- a CDS encoding glyceraldehyde-3-phosphate dehydrogenase, whose protein sequence is MNKNYSENLKAFISEKKAATKLINSVSNLLYEKGIELVLFRRHLIDKNVSDILRLHQYATNFVQKPINIFDSSILAEGLQNMDLAPAKIDIGKLTFEYLEQKASFHSQEDFLDKKIGFIKKSKDKRQNSKDVVLYGFGRIGRLCARELIKQAGKGQQLRLKGIILRKIDADSLKKRCALLRQDSVHGNFSSSIEINYEDLSIIINGQKIKFFDNNSINTLTEHGINDALLIDNTGVFKDYDSLKNHLKIKGISKVLLTAPGSGIPNIVYGVNQDVINIEQDKVISAASCTTNAIAPILKVISDNNNIIKGHIETIHAYTNDQNLLDNMHNKTRRGRSAAINMVITSTGAGKAVTKVIPVLSNKLTANAIRVPTPNGSLAIINLEVKHNMNFDSVNELIRKAALDGPLVNQIKFSMNPELVSSDIIGNPGAAIFDSPATIVSKDGKNIILYIWYDNEFGYTKQVIRLAKYISKVRRLHYY, encoded by the coding sequence ATGAATAAGAACTACTCAGAAAATTTAAAAGCATTTATCTCAGAAAAAAAAGCTGCTACTAAACTTATTAACTCTGTTAGTAATCTGTTATATGAGAAAGGTATTGAACTTGTTTTATTTAGAAGACACTTAATAGATAAAAATGTATCTGATATCTTAAGACTCCATCAATACGCTACAAATTTTGTGCAAAAACCTATAAATATTTTTGATTCTTCTATATTAGCAGAGGGGCTACAGAACATGGATTTAGCTCCTGCAAAAATTGATATTGGAAAACTTACCTTTGAATATTTAGAACAAAAAGCTAGTTTTCATAGTCAGGAAGATTTTTTAGATAAAAAAATTGGATTCATCAAAAAATCTAAAGACAAAAGACAAAACTCTAAAGATGTAGTTCTCTACGGATTTGGGAGAATTGGAAGATTGTGTGCTCGTGAATTAATTAAACAAGCAGGGAAAGGTCAACAATTAAGACTAAAAGGAATAATTCTAAGAAAGATCGATGCTGATTCCTTAAAAAAAAGATGTGCCTTATTAAGGCAAGATTCAGTACATGGAAACTTCTCAAGTTCGATTGAGATAAATTACGAGGATCTTTCAATAATTATAAATGGACAAAAAATTAAATTTTTTGACAATAACTCAATAAATACACTAACTGAACATGGAATTAATGATGCATTACTAATAGACAACACGGGTGTTTTTAAAGATTATGACAGCTTAAAGAATCATTTAAAAATTAAAGGGATAAGTAAAGTATTGCTTACTGCTCCTGGATCAGGTATTCCAAATATAGTATATGGAGTTAATCAAGATGTAATTAATATTGAGCAAGATAAAGTTATATCAGCTGCATCGTGTACAACTAACGCAATTGCACCAATACTAAAAGTTATTAGTGATAATAACAATATCATCAAAGGGCATATTGAAACTATTCATGCTTACACTAATGATCAAAATCTACTTGACAATATGCATAATAAGACAAGGAGAGGAAGATCAGCTGCAATAAACATGGTAATTACATCAACTGGAGCTGGCAAAGCCGTAACCAAAGTAATACCTGTGTTATCGAATAAACTAACTGCTAATGCAATAAGAGTTCCAACTCCAAACGGATCATTAGCAATAATTAATTTAGAAGTAAAACACAATATGAACTTCGATAGTGTAAATGAACTTATTAGAAAAGCTGCGCTAGATGGCCCTCTTGTAAATCAAATTAAATTTTCTATGAATCCGGAACTAGTATCAAGTGATATTATTGGCAACCCTGGTGCAGCAATTTTTGACTCCCCTGCAACAATAGTCTCAAAAGACGGTAAAAATATTATTTTATATATCTGGTATGACAATGAATTTGGATATACAAAACAAGTAATACGACTTGCTAAATATATATCAAAAGTCCGCCGACTTCATTACTACTAG
- a CDS encoding diaminopimelate epimerase, whose translation MFFCMIKFSKYNSCGNDFIIIDNRLKQFSNTLRISSVIMNNQSYIKSLCDRKTGIGADGLILIDLPTSPKSLYFMTYYNSDGLVSSFCGNGSMCCAHFISSIGIAGPEPFSSGHFETNQGLFSFEVDINNNKSKVSLVDVTDFKTDFNGTFIDTGSPHYVMFKNQLNNMDVNKEGAEIRYSKRFRIEGTNVTFAQFINNNLFIRTYERGVEAETLSCGTGAVAAALCAFVNGFITVSEVLVKTKGGDLKVSFKKNSDTFSDIYLQSEIEKNFEGLLPKI comes from the coding sequence ATGTTTTTTTGTATGATAAAATTTTCAAAATATAATTCTTGTGGTAATGATTTTATTATAATTGATAATAGGTTAAAACAATTCTCTAATACATTGAGGATTTCCTCTGTTATTATGAATAATCAATCATATATAAAGTCTTTGTGTGACAGAAAAACCGGAATAGGCGCTGATGGTTTAATTCTTATCGACTTACCCACTAGTCCGAAAAGTTTATATTTTATGACATATTACAATTCTGATGGACTTGTCTCATCGTTTTGTGGTAATGGTAGTATGTGCTGTGCTCATTTTATATCTTCTATTGGAATTGCTGGCCCTGAACCATTTTCTAGTGGTCATTTTGAAACAAATCAAGGACTTTTTTCTTTTGAAGTAGATATTAACAATAATAAATCAAAAGTGTCATTAGTTGATGTTACAGATTTTAAAACTGATTTTAACGGAACTTTTATTGACACAGGTTCACCACACTATGTAATGTTTAAAAATCAACTAAACAATATGGACGTGAATAAAGAGGGGGCTGAAATTCGTTATAGTAAAAGGTTTAGAATTGAAGGCACAAATGTTACATTTGCACAGTTTATTAATAACAATCTATTTATTAGAACATATGAAAGAGGTGTTGAAGCTGAAACTCTCTCATGTGGAACAGGTGCAGTTGCAGCTGCTTTATGTGCGTTTGTAAATGGTTTTATAACAGTTTCAGAAGTATTAGTTAAAACTAAAGGAGGTGATTTGAAAGTTAGTTTTAAGAAAAATTCTGATACCTTTTCCGATATATATCTTCAGTCAGAAATTGAGAAAAATTTTGAAGGACTTTTACCTAAGATATGA
- the gcvT gene encoding glycine cleavage system aminomethyltransferase GcvT: MHKKTAFYSLHQLNNAKLMPFGGYFMPIQYKGVIYEHNTVRSNVGVFDVSHMCQIMIKGEFAIDLVQKITTNDAEKLNDGDVQYSCMLNENGGIIDDLLVYKISSNLFMLVVNASNAKKDFDWISSFNEYNLSIKDITHQRGLLAVQGPNALQLLQNLTSLPLDSISYYKFKIGLFAECNDVIISRTGYTGAGGFELYIQQEDAEKVWNKIFDLQENIEPIGLAARDTLRLEMGYCLYGNDITENTTPIEAGLSWIVKTNKNFIGKNRIVNQIANGVSKKLVGFILQEKGIPRKDYEILDVNNNIIGNVTSGTMSPSLNQAIGMGYIITSQSYFGNNILIKIRNKTLKAIIIKLPFYEKKI, encoded by the coding sequence TTGCATAAAAAAACTGCTTTTTATTCATTACATCAACTAAACAACGCAAAATTAATGCCTTTTGGAGGCTATTTTATGCCTATTCAATATAAGGGTGTTATTTATGAGCATAATACGGTTCGCTCAAATGTAGGAGTATTTGATGTTTCTCATATGTGTCAAATTATGATAAAAGGTGAATTTGCAATTGATTTAGTCCAAAAAATTACAACTAATGATGCTGAAAAATTAAACGATGGTGATGTACAGTACTCTTGTATGCTCAATGAAAATGGTGGTATAATTGATGATTTACTTGTATATAAAATATCCAGTAATTTATTCATGTTAGTTGTCAATGCTTCAAATGCTAAAAAAGATTTTGACTGGATATCCTCTTTTAATGAGTATAATCTTTCAATTAAAGATATTACTCATCAAAGAGGTTTGTTGGCTGTTCAAGGCCCAAATGCTTTACAATTGCTGCAAAATTTAACTTCTCTTCCGCTTGATTCTATTTCTTACTATAAATTTAAAATTGGACTTTTTGCAGAATGTAATGATGTTATTATTTCACGTACTGGCTATACGGGGGCTGGTGGTTTTGAATTATATATTCAACAAGAAGATGCAGAAAAAGTTTGGAATAAAATTTTTGATCTTCAAGAAAATATTGAGCCCATTGGTCTAGCAGCTAGAGATACGCTTAGATTAGAAATGGGTTATTGTTTATATGGTAATGATATAACTGAAAATACAACACCAATTGAAGCAGGTTTATCATGGATAGTCAAAACAAATAAAAACTTTATAGGTAAAAATAGAATTGTTAATCAAATTGCAAACGGGGTATCTAAAAAATTGGTAGGATTTATTTTGCAAGAAAAAGGTATACCAAGAAAAGACTATGAAATTTTAGATGTTAATAATAATATAATTGGTAATGTTACTTCTGGTACAATGTCTCCTTCTCTTAATCAAGCCATAGGTATGGGATACATTATAACTTCCCAATCTTATTTTGGTAATAATATATTAATAAAAATTCGCAACAAAACTTTAAAAGCTATCATTATTAAGCTGCCATTTTATGAAAAAAAAATCTAA
- the mltG gene encoding endolytic transglycosylase MltG codes for MRYSLIFTFLFIPFIFLLFFIKNEYLDKSIVKENTEFFISKDTSFEDVVNQLDSIAIDFHPLAKLVFNQFIEKKRLQYWYTSGRFILQKGSSLNDVVNKLRSRSQDPTKLTFNSMDDIVDLFGIMDSTLDLDSLDMLNYLNLNNYPLDSLYLLLIPNTYELYWDISPKEFLNRMRLEYNNFWTNERINSANQCNLSAHEVFVLASIVDKEASHFDEMPTIAGLYINRIKIGWPLAADPTIAYIWRKKYNKSLRRIRNKHIEQTKQSKYNTYYHKGLPPFPICLPSLQSIEAVLHPEDHNFLFMCARPDNSEYHNFAKNHSDHSANAAKFHEWLNKRKIY; via the coding sequence ATGAGATATAGTTTAATTTTTACTTTTTTATTTATTCCCTTTATTTTTTTACTTTTTTTTATAAAAAATGAGTATTTAGATAAGTCTATTGTTAAAGAAAATACAGAGTTTTTTATTAGTAAAGACACCTCTTTTGAAGATGTTGTCAACCAATTAGATTCTATTGCTATTGACTTTCATCCTTTAGCAAAATTGGTTTTTAATCAATTTATTGAAAAAAAAAGACTTCAATACTGGTATACTTCAGGTCGATTTATATTACAAAAAGGATCCTCTTTAAATGATGTGGTAAATAAACTCAGATCGAGATCCCAAGATCCTACAAAACTTACATTTAATAGTATGGATGATATTGTAGATCTTTTTGGTATAATGGACTCTACTCTAGATCTTGATTCATTAGATATGCTGAACTATTTAAATTTAAATAACTATCCTTTAGACAGTTTGTATTTGTTGCTTATTCCAAATACTTATGAATTATATTGGGATATTAGTCCTAAAGAGTTCTTAAATAGAATGCGTTTAGAGTATAATAATTTTTGGACAAACGAGAGGATTAATAGTGCTAATCAATGTAATTTGTCTGCTCACGAAGTTTTTGTTTTAGCATCAATTGTTGATAAGGAAGCTAGTCATTTTGATGAAATGCCAACTATTGCTGGCTTATATATTAATAGAATAAAAATTGGATGGCCACTAGCTGCTGATCCAACAATAGCTTACATATGGCGTAAAAAATATAATAAATCATTAAGACGTATTAGAAATAAGCATATTGAACAAACTAAACAATCTAAATATAATACTTATTACCATAAGGGTTTACCCCCTTTTCCGATTTGTTTACCAAGTCTTCAGTCTATTGAAGCAGTATTGCATCCTGAAGATCATAATTTTTTATTTATGTGTGCTAGACCTGATAATTCTGAATATCATAATTTTGCTAAAAATCATTCTGATCATTCAGCTAATGCTGCTAAATTTCATGAATGGTTGAATAAAAGAAAAATTTATTAA
- a CDS encoding cysteine desulfurase, which translates to MKKVYLDNAATTELDAEVLDIMTLSMRTDYGNPSSSHIFGRKSRSTIETSRRSIANLLNADPSEIFFTSGGTEADNMAIRGAVRDAGIKHVITSKIEHPAVINTVAHLVNKGKISVDYVDLNDDGVVDLIHLENLLSNNSNTLVSLMHGNNEIGNLLDIKAVSHLCHQYDALFHSDTVQTIGHYMFNLKEIKIDFLTCSAHKLHGPKGVGFLYINKKVNITPLIHGGSQERDMRAGTECVYGIVGLAKAMDVAYRNLASHRKHIEKLKNHMISSITDKLPFITFNGSCHDLNNSLYTVLSLSFPKSDYGDLLIFNLDILGVSCSGGSACSSGNVNQSHVISNIKTQDGPVIRFSFSRNNSLSDIDFAVEKLISLFN; encoded by the coding sequence ATGAAAAAAGTTTATTTAGATAATGCTGCTACTACCGAGTTAGATGCAGAGGTTTTAGATATTATGACTTTATCCATGAGAACTGATTATGGAAACCCTTCTTCTTCTCATATTTTTGGTAGAAAAAGTAGATCAACTATTGAAACTTCACGAAGATCAATTGCCAATTTATTAAATGCTGATCCATCTGAAATTTTTTTTACTTCTGGAGGAACAGAAGCAGACAACATGGCCATTAGAGGCGCAGTTAGAGATGCTGGTATAAAACATGTTATTACTTCTAAAATAGAACACCCTGCTGTTATTAATACTGTTGCTCATTTAGTAAATAAAGGTAAAATAAGTGTTGATTACGTTGATTTGAATGATGATGGAGTTGTTGATTTAATCCACTTAGAAAATTTGTTATCAAATAACTCAAATACTTTAGTGAGTTTGATGCATGGTAATAATGAAATTGGTAATTTATTGGATATTAAAGCTGTTAGTCATTTATGTCACCAATATGATGCCTTATTTCATTCAGATACAGTTCAGACTATTGGACATTATATGTTTAATTTAAAAGAGATAAAAATTGATTTTTTAACTTGTTCTGCTCATAAATTACATGGCCCTAAAGGTGTCGGTTTTTTATATATTAATAAAAAAGTCAATATTACTCCGTTAATCCATGGTGGTTCTCAAGAAAGAGATATGAGGGCAGGAACTGAATGTGTGTATGGTATTGTAGGATTGGCAAAGGCTATGGATGTTGCATATAGGAACCTAGCATCGCATAGAAAACACATTGAGAAATTAAAAAATCATATGATTAGCTCAATTACAGATAAACTTCCATTTATAACATTTAATGGGTCATGCCATGATTTAAATAATAGTTTATACACTGTTCTTAGTCTTTCTTTTCCAAAATCAGATTATGGAGATTTACTAATTTTCAATTTAGATATTCTTGGAGTTTCTTGCTCTGGTGGAAGTGCATGTAGTTCTGGAAATGTAAATCAGTCTCATGTTATTTCTAACATCAAAACACAGGACGGTCCTGTTATTCGTTTTTCTTTTAGTAGAAATAATTCATTAAGCGATATTGATTTTGCTGTAGAAAAATTAATTTCTTTATTTAACTAG